A segment of the Lentimicrobiaceae bacterium genome:
AGTGTAACTTCAACTTCGCGGCCAATATTTTTGATGTATTGCCGCAATAGTTTGTAAGGCTGATCTATACCTGATGAAGAAACAGTGAGGCTGTAATCTTCTGTTTCGCGATCGTAAACCGATTCAAAGTGGCGGTTAATGGCGATACAATCATCAATGCTGAGGTTGGTATCGCTGTCAAGCAGAATGGTAATATTGTTTCCCGCTTTCACTTTGATCTCCACAATAAATTTGTCAGTGCCTTCCAGCTTCTGTTCAACAGTTTTACGGATTTCGTCTGCGTTTATCATAAATGTGGTTAAATGTAATAAAAGAGGGGACAAACCAGTCCCCTCTACATCGTTTCAACCCTTTGTAAGTGCCGCATCAGTACCGGCGGGTGATCAGACCTTA
Coding sequences within it:
- the rimP gene encoding ribosome assembly cofactor RimP, coding for MINADEIRKTVEQKLEGTDKFIVEIKVKAGNNITILLDSDTNLSIDDCIAINRHFESVYDRETEDYSLTVSSSGIDQPYKLLRQYIKNIGREVEVTLEDKTTFTGKLMAADAEKITVYRKTKIKKVETEETKEIPFNLIKQTKEIISFK